A single Dermacentor albipictus isolate Rhodes 1998 colony chromosome 3, USDA_Dalb.pri_finalv2, whole genome shotgun sequence DNA region contains:
- the LOC139057066 gene encoding uncharacterized protein: MAAHDETEDSWDAYQVRLQSYFEAYNIVDSKKRRALLTAALSTATVGIITVRCAPAKIQDLTYEKLLELLAEHFAPQGNEIAESYKFFTRCQRPDESTKDFIVEIQKKACSCNFGEARDRMLRDRLVCGLRDAGVRRKLLARPSLTLKEAEDIALAAEMAALNVDHMESTQDYGDVHAVRSKVQGQPYYHKTHPSTSRPSEDVVCPCCGSTKHKAAKCKFRRAECFRCRRKGHLAKMCVWKQGVALCKEHSSESDGNELCLMSLYTTSVNFVKPVVRTLCWSGIPLTMQVDTGSPVSIITWKTYCKHRHAWPAIRETSLKLSCFLGKLPVRGQLKLPVSYAGKTLDATLTVLQCDGPNLCGRDVISAFERSGRPVFSILGEETSGEQNVPDSTLVSALLEEFGDLFTPGLGLIDGPAVHLRLRENALPRFCKARSVPYAMREQVSNEIDRLVKHGILSPVDSAEWATPLVPVIKKNGSIRLCGDFKVTANAACVTEQYPLPKIRDIFANLNGGEVFSTIDLKDAYSQLPLDEETKKILVVNTPKGLFCFNRLPFGVASAPAIFQRRMDGILQGIPGIQVYLDDVVVAEKRGNCETLREVFRRFRQHGVKLNPQKCKFQQAEVEFLGHRINTNGLLPKMDNIAAIMEMPKPTGVAELRAFLGFVTYYHSFLGNLATVLEPLHELLRKNTRWQWGARQDNAFRATKRLLEEAKFLAHYDPSKPLILETDASSCGVGAVLYHRVNGQDRPIGFRSRTLSAAERNYAQIEREALAVVFGVTKFREYLLGNHFTLVTDHKPLLSLFSPDKPVPAMAAARIQRWSLLLSAYNYKIQFKPGKTLIPADTLSRLPVRQEHNNTKAAEDDARACNRGPPLSKDVWFKNYGVGDKWKPGSLESTEGSRMATVKTADGEQHRRHLDQLKTRRTSVGEAMEPEAPMQAPTTKGSQNAAADSQSQGHDSSRSQAQVGTDIRTPSDGRAEAEVATSEPQVTDRAEVTLRRSKRKPRPPDRFTP; encoded by the exons ATGGCGGCTCACGACGAAACGGAAGACAGTTGGGACGCCTACCAGGTGCGTCTGCAGTCTTACTTTGAAGCCTACAATATCGTCGACTCGAAGAAACGACGAGCCCTGCTCACGGCAGCCTTAAGCACGGCAACAGTCGGCATAATAACGGTACGGTGCGCGCCGGCGAAGATTCAGGACCTTACCTATGAGAAGCTGCTTGAACTGCTGGCAGAACACTTTGCGCCACAGGGCAACGAAATAGCGGAGTCTTACAAGTTCTTCACCAGATGCCAGCGTCCCGACGAGTCAACGAAGGACTTCATTGTGGAAATTCAGAAGAAGGCCTGCAGTTGCAACTTTGGCGAAGCGCGGGACAGGATGCTACGAGACAGACTTGTTTGTGGTCTACGTGATGCCGGCGTTCGTCGGAAGCTTTTGGCCAGACCTTCGCTGACGCTGAAAGAAGCCGAAGATATAGCGTTAGCAGCAGAGATGGCAGCTCTCAACGTTGATCACATGGAGAGCACACAGGATTATGGCGACGTCCATGCCGTGAGGAGCAAGGTGCAAGGTCAACCGTATTACCACAAGACTCATCCGAGCACTTCTCGACCAAGCGAAGACGTCGTTTGCCCGTGCTGTGGTAGCACTAAGCACAAGGCAGCAAAGTGCAAGTTTCGCCGGGCGGAGTGTTTTCGCTGCCGACGTAAAGGGCACCTAGCTAAGATGTGTGTATGGAAACAAGGGGTGGCCCTTTGTAAGGAGCATTCTTCAGAGAGCGACGGCAACGAACTTTGTCTAATGAGTTTGTACACTACGTCGGTAAACTTCGTCAAGCCTGTAGTTCGCACCCTCTGCTGGAGCGGAATTCCGCTGACAATGCAAGTGGACACCGGATCGCCTGTCTCCATCATTACGTGGAAAACATACTGCAAGCATCGGCATGCCTGGCCTGCGATCCGCGAGACGTCCTTGAAGTTGTCGTGCTTTCTTGGCAAGCTGCCCGTGAGGGGTCAGCTGAAACTTCCGGTCTCGTACGCGGGAAAGACCCTAGATGCAACTCTAACCGTACTGCAATGTGATGGCCCGAACTTGTGCGGGCGAGATGTCATCAGCGCATTTGAGCGTAGCGGAAGGCCCGTCTTCAGCATTCTCGGCGAGGAAACCTCCGGTGAGCAAAATGTCCCTGACAGTACTTTGGTTAGCGCACTCTTAGAGGAGTTCGGCGATTTGTTTACGCCAGGTCTAGGGCTAATTGATGGCCCCGCAGTCCATTTACGGTTGCGGGAAAATGCGTTGCCGCGGTTCTGCAAAGCACGTTCTGTGCCGTATGCAATGCGGGAGCAAGTGTCAAATGAAATAGACAGGCTTGTTAAGCATGGCATTCTCTCGCCTGTCGACAGTGCGGAGTGGGCCACACCTTTGGTTCCCGTTATCAAAAAGAATGGTTCCATTCGGTTGTGTGGTGATTTTAAGGTGACCGCAAATGCTGCATgtgtcacggagcagtacccatTGCCAAAAATAAGGGATATCTTTGCAAACCTAAACGGTGGTGAAGTATTCAGCACCATCGACTTGAAGGATGCTTACAGTCAGCTGCCGCTTGACGAGGAAACGAAGAAGATATTGGTTGTAAACACTCCGAAAGGCCTGTTTTGCTTTAATAGGCTTCCTTTTGGTGTAGCCTCTGCTCCTGCGATTTTTCAGAGACGTATGGACGGCATCCTGCAAGGCATTCCGGGCATTCAAGTATATTTGGACGATGTGGTAGTCGCGGAGAAACGCGGCAACTGTGAGACGCTGCGTGAAGTTTTCAGACGTTTCCGGCAACATGGTGTGAAGCTGAATCCGCAGAAGTGCAAGTTCCAACAAGCAGAAGTTGAATTTCTGGGACATCGTATAAATACGAACGGATTGTTACCTAAGATGGACAACATTGCTGCAATAATGGAAATGCCGAAGCCAACCGGTGTTGCGGAACTACGGGCGTTTTTGGGCTTCGTGACCTACTACCACTCATTTCTGGGAAACTTGGCTACTGTTCTAGAGCCACTGCATGAACTTCTAAGAAAGAACACACGCTGGCAATGGGGAGCTAGACAAGATAACGCGTTCCGAGCAACAAAGCGGCTGCTAGAGGAAGCTAAGTTCTTGGCGCACTACGATCCAAGTAAGCCGCTTATCTTGGAAACCGATGCGTCGTCGTGTGGCGTCGGCGCAGTGCTATATCACAGAGTAAATGGGCAAGATCGACCAATTGGGTTCCGGTCGCGAACGCTTTCAGCTGCTGAGCGTAATTACGCGCAAATTGAAAGAGAGGCATTGGCAGTTGTCTTCGGGGTTACAAAGTTCCGGGAATATCTGCTCGGGAATCATTTCACGCTTGTGACAGATCACAAACCTCTTCTGAGCCTTTTCAGCCCCGACAAGCCCGTTCCCGCCATGGCCGCTGCCCGGATTCAGCGTTGGTCCCTCTTGCTGAGCGCCTACAACTACAAAATTCAGTTCAAGCCAGGAAAGACGTTGATTCCTGCAGACACCCTCAGCCGTTTACCGGTGCGGCAGGAGCATAACAACACTAAGGCTGCAGAAGATGACGCTC GTGCGTGCAACAGGGGCCCACCGCTGAGCAAAGACGTCTGGTTCAAGAACTACGGAGTGGGTGACAAATGGAAACCAGGCTCGTTAGAGTCCACCGAAGGCTCGCGAATGGCAACGGTAAAGACAGCAGATGGGGAGCAACATCGCCGCCACCTCGACCAGCTAAAAACCAGGAGGACCAGCGTGGGAGAAGCGATGGAACCCGAGGCCCCCATGCAAGCACCAACGACTAAAGGCAGTCAGAACGCAGCGGCAGACTCGCAGTCTCAAGGACACGACAGCAGTCGCAGTCAGGCTCAAGTAGGCACCGACATTCGAACGCCGTCAGACGGGCGGGCCGAAGCCGAGGTTGCTACCAGCGAGCCGCAAGTGACTGACCGGGCTGAAGTGACACTGCGTAGGTCGAAGCGGAAGCCCCGGCCCCCGGACCGCTTCACTCCTTAA